Within the Armatimonadota bacterium genome, the region CCATATCTGCTTCGGGTCCTGTGGCATTTCCTTGAATCGCGGCATTACATCAATCCTCCCATATAGGAGTTCGACAACTATACCGCAAATTCATGTCTCTTCGCTTATTCTTTTTGAGACAGCTTCCAAGTTCCCGAAACACCAAAATGCGAGAACTTATGCTAAGCTATCTTCATCCATTTGATTGGCCTGTCGTTCTTGCAGCATAAGAAACAAGATAGCTGAAACCAAAACCAACTAGTGGAAGAATAATCCACAGTGCAATCCATCCAATACTGATGAGATATGGTGCTTTCCAATCAAAAGCTCTGACCGCAAATATGACTGCAAAAATTAAAAGCAACAACAGAGGGCCGCTATGGCGTTCGTACACAAATCCAACTCCAAATCCACAAAGGATCATTGTAGCAATCCCGATAGTATGTCGGCATGATGGAAACAGATACGCAAGGAGCAATCCAAGTCCGATAATACACACTGCCGTTGCAACGCAATAACATGCACCTAGCCAACCAAACTTGTGAATATCATATCGCCGATTCCACTCTACTAACCAAAGCTTCCAGTCCATCAATTACCTCCGACGTTGGGCTACCACAAGCCCGTTGTCCTCCGCCAATCTGTAACATCATTTTGGTATTTCGGGAACTTGTTCCCGAAACGAACCAACCTAACGCCAACAACCTCACCCGCATTCTATCTTCAACAAGCCAGCCTGTCAATATTCAGAGACTCATTTGATGTTTCAGAAATGTCGCTTCGCTTAAATTCTGAAACACACAGTACACAAAAATGACCCGGCTTTTGCCGGGCCATTCTATTTGTTTCTTTCGCGTTTTCGCGATTATGCCTTGTCGCAGCCGCCGCATTCACACTCGGGGCTCGTAAAAGTAGCCTCAGAAAGCTCTTTGTATGTCTTCCAGCGGTTCTTTACGTCCACCTCGGCCTCACACATCAGCTTGGCAGCCGCATCCGGGTTGATCTTTTTGAGGACCCGATATCGGTTCTCACCGTATGCATATTCCTCGAAGGACATGCTCGGCTCTTTGCTGTCCAGAGAGACCGGGTTCTCACCCTTGGCGGCCTTGTCAGGATTGTATCTGAACAACGGCCAGTGACCGCAGGCGATCGCCTTCTTCTGCTCATCAACGCCGAACGTGTTGTTGATACCGTGCGCGATGCAGTGTGAGTAGCAGATGATGATCGACGGACCATCGTAAGCCTCAGCCTCGACGAGTGTCTTTACCAGATGGTTCGGATCGGCCAAAGAGACTCGTGCCGCATATACGTTGCCGTAAGTCATCGCCATCATAGCCAGGTCTTTCTTGCCTGCCGCCTTGCCGCCTGCAGCGAACTTCGCCACAGCGCCCCTCGGGGTAGACTTGGACATCTGGCCGCCGGTATTGGAGTAAACCTCGGTATCCAGGACGAGAACGTTGACGTTCTTGCCGCTTGCAAGCACATGATCGAGCCCGCCGTAACCGATGTCATACGCCCATCCGTCACCACCAAGGATCCAGACCGACTTCTTGACCAGATAATCCGCCAGGCTTACAAGCTGCTTGCAAGTCGGGCATCCGGCCTTGACTCCACCCTCAAGGGCGGCCTTGAGCTCAGCAACTCTTGCTCTCTGAGCTTCGATGCCCTCTTGTGTGGACTGGTCGGCATTCTTGATCGCATCAGCAAGCTCTGCCTTGACTCCGCCGTCTTCAACGGCCTTGTCAAGAAGCTCACCTGCGAACTGATTGAACTTGTCGATGGTGAGCCTGTAGCCCATACCGAACTCTGCATTGTCCTCAAAGAGGCTGTTGCACCACGCAGGGCCGCGGCCGTCTTTGCGGGTTGTATACGGAGTTGTAGGCAGGTTTCCACCATAGATCGATGAGCAGCCCGTGGCGTTAGCTATGACTGCACGGTCGCCGAAGAGCTGAGATACCAGCTTGACATACGCTGTCTCGCCGCAGCCCGCGCAAGCGCCGGAGAACTCGAAGAGAGCCGGTAGAAGCTGGCTGCCCTTAACGGTCTCTTTCTTCACGAGCGTCGGATCGGTCTCAGGAAGTGACAGGAAGAAGTCCCAATTATCTCTCTCAGGCTCTCTCAGAGGCTCCTGCGGAACCATATTGATAGCCTTGTGATCCGGGTTGTCCTTGGACTTGGCCGGGCAGTTCTGCACGCACAGTCCGCAGCCGGTGCAGTCCTCGGGAGCAACCTGCACTGTAACTTTCTTGCCCTTGAGCTGAGCCTTGCCGTCTGCGCTCTTGAACGTCGCCGGGGCCTTTGCCAACTCACTCTCATCATAAGCCTTCATACGGATGGCCGCATGCGGGCAATAGAGTGAGCAGAACCCACACTGGATACACAGGTTAGAATCCCACTCAGGGATATCCACTGCAATGTTGCGCTTTTCAAATGCGGTCGTGCCCGTCATGAACTTGCCGTCTATAGGCATCTTGCTCACAGGAAGGTCGTCGCCGCGTCCGGCCATAATCTCTGCGGTCACAGTCTTCACAAACTCAGGAGCATCCTCGCTGACAACCGGCGGCATCTTGAATGTGCTGGTAACCTTGTTCGGATACTTGACTTCGGCGAACTCGGTCATACCGGCCTCGACAGCCTTGTAGTTCATCTCGACTACCTTGTCGCCGTACTTGCCGTAGCTCTTCTTGATCGCATTCTTGATAGCCTCAACAGCCTTCTCTTCAGGCAGGATATTTGTGAGCTTGAAGAAAGCGGCCTGCATGATCATATTGATCCTGGCGCCCAGTCCGATCCTGTGGCCGATCGAGATAGCATCGATCACATAGAACTTGAGCTTCTTGTCTATGATCTGCTGCTGGACTTCCTGCGGGAGAGTATCCCATACGCTGTCTGCGCTGTGCGGGGTGGTCAAAAGGAATGTGCCGCCCTGCTCTATATTCTTGAGCATGTCGTACTTCTCGATGAAGCTGGGGTTGTGACATGCAATGAAGTTCGCGCTGTCGATCAGATACGGGCTGCGGATCGGGTTCTTACCGAATCGCAGGTGAGAAACTGTGACCGAACCGGCCTTCTTCGAGTCATACACGAAGTAGCCCTGAGCATAGTTGTCTGTCTCGTCACCGATGATCTTGATCGAGTTCTTGTTCGCGCCAACTGTTCCGTCAGAGCCGAGTCCGTAGAACATAGCCCTGTAGGTGTTCTCATCAGCAGTCCTGAAGCTCGGGTCGTAGTCCAGGCTGGAGTTGGTGACGTCGTCGTTGATACCGACAACGAAGTGGTTCTTCGGCTTGTCGGCCTTGAGATTGTCGAAGACGGCCTTGACCATCGCGG harbors:
- the nifJ gene encoding pyruvate:ferredoxin (flavodoxin) oxidoreductase, coding for MARKMKGYDGNSAAAHVAHATNEVIAIYPITPSSPMGEVSDEKTARGEKNIWGTIPSVTEMQSEGGASGAVHGALATGALTTTFTASQGLLLMIPNMYKIAGELTSTVFHVTARSLACAALSIFGDHSDVMACRQTGFAMLCSNSVQEAMDFALIAQNATLASRIPFLHFFDGFRTSHEVQKIEELTYDDMREMIDDDLVIAHRMRGLSPDHPNMGGTAQNPDVYFQGRETCNKFYLATPKIVQDAMDKFAKIVGRQYKLFEYVGAPDAERVIVLMGSGAETAHETVDCLAAKGEKVGIVKVRLYRPFSVADMAAALPASVKKIAVLDRTKEPGSLGEPLYLDVVTGIEEALADGITSFKSAPVIVGGRYGLGSKEFTPAMVKAVFDNLKADKPKNHFVVGINDDVTNSSLDYDPSFRTADENTYRAMFYGLGSDGTVGANKNSIKIIGDETDNYAQGYFVYDSKKAGSVTVSHLRFGKNPIRSPYLIDSANFIACHNPSFIEKYDMLKNIEQGGTFLLTTPHSADSVWDTLPQEVQQQIIDKKLKFYVIDAISIGHRIGLGARINMIMQAAFFKLTNILPEEKAVEAIKNAIKKSYGKYGDKVVEMNYKAVEAGMTEFAEVKYPNKVTSTFKMPPVVSEDAPEFVKTVTAEIMAGRGDDLPVSKMPIDGKFMTGTTAFEKRNIAVDIPEWDSNLCIQCGFCSLYCPHAAIRMKAYDESELAKAPATFKSADGKAQLKGKKVTVQVAPEDCTGCGLCVQNCPAKSKDNPDHKAINMVPQEPLREPERDNWDFFLSLPETDPTLVKKETVKGSQLLPALFEFSGACAGCGETAYVKLVSQLFGDRAVIANATGCSSIYGGNLPTTPYTTRKDGRGPAWCNSLFEDNAEFGMGYRLTIDKFNQFAGELLDKAVEDGGVKAELADAIKNADQSTQEGIEAQRARVAELKAALEGGVKAGCPTCKQLVSLADYLVKKSVWILGGDGWAYDIGYGGLDHVLASGKNVNVLVLDTEVYSNTGGQMSKSTPRGAVAKFAAGGKAAGKKDLAMMAMTYGNVYAARVSLADPNHLVKTLVEAEAYDGPSIIICYSHCIAHGINNTFGVDEQKKAIACGHWPLFRYNPDKAAKGENPVSLDSKEPSMSFEEYAYGENRYRVLKKINPDAAAKLMCEAEVDVKNRWKTYKELSEATFTSPECECGGCDKA